The Pyrococcus horikoshii OT3 genome includes a window with the following:
- a CDS encoding tRNA (guanine(37)-N1)/4-demethylwyosine(37)-methyltransferase Taw22 — protein MVGVKAKKSEAEKILQLLKSQNLLDGKRRPIRDGDYVVFPVVDDVKAKELGLEVVYNLELPLRPERQIYRNLEDLLPKDVVEKVGRLDIVGDIAIISIPDELMPRKGVIVEAIRKLYPKIKVIARRGFHTGVYRVRRLEVIWGENRLQTIHKENGVLLKIDLSKVFFNPRMKGERYRLAQLIKDGERILIPFAGVLPYALVIARFRKVDIVAVELNDEAVKLAQENVLLNKDKLKGKISIIHGDVFDVLPKLPSFDRVISPTPKGVDALALTLSKAKRFLHYYDFIHEDKLGEFKEKIIKECQKQGKECKVKVRKVADYKPHVYKVCADIEIK, from the coding sequence TTGGTTGGGGTAAAAGCCAAGAAAAGTGAAGCGGAGAAAATCCTTCAACTTTTAAAATCTCAAAACCTGTTAGATGGAAAGAGAAGGCCTATAAGAGATGGGGATTACGTTGTGTTTCCTGTTGTTGATGATGTTAAGGCCAAGGAGCTTGGACTGGAAGTCGTTTATAATTTGGAGTTACCGTTGAGGCCTGAAAGGCAGATATACAGGAACTTGGAGGACTTGTTACCCAAGGATGTTGTAGAAAAGGTTGGAAGGCTTGACATAGTTGGAGATATAGCTATAATATCAATTCCCGACGAACTTATGCCAAGGAAGGGTGTTATAGTTGAAGCCATAAGGAAGCTTTATCCAAAGATTAAGGTGATAGCTAGGAGGGGGTTTCATACTGGAGTCTATAGGGTTAGAAGGCTTGAGGTAATCTGGGGCGAAAATAGGTTGCAAACTATTCACAAAGAGAATGGCGTTCTACTGAAGATCGACCTTTCTAAGGTGTTCTTTAATCCCAGGATGAAGGGGGAAAGATACAGGCTTGCCCAGTTAATTAAGGATGGAGAGAGGATCCTAATACCCTTTGCAGGTGTCCTTCCCTATGCTCTAGTAATAGCTAGGTTTAGAAAAGTTGACATAGTTGCCGTCGAATTGAACGATGAGGCCGTAAAACTAGCCCAGGAAAACGTGCTTTTAAATAAGGATAAGTTGAAAGGAAAGATAAGCATTATTCATGGCGATGTTTTTGATGTACTTCCCAAGCTTCCAAGCTTCGATAGGGTGATAAGCCCAACCCCAAAGGGAGTTGACGCTTTAGCTTTAACCCTTTCCAAGGCTAAAAGATTCTTGCATTACTATGATTTTATCCATGAGGATAAACTAGGGGAGTTCAAAGAAAAGATAATAAAAGAATGCCAAAAGCAGGGAAAGGAGTGTAAAGTTAAAGTGAGAAAGGTGGCCGATTATAAGCCCCATGTTTATAAGGTCTGTGCAGATATTGAGATTAAATAA
- a CDS encoding MBL fold metallo-hydrolase, which translates to MKIVWYGHACFLVKTKGVSILIDPYPDVDEDRMEKVDYILITHEHMDHYGKTPLIAKLNDAEVIGPKTVYLMAISDGLTKVREVEADQEFQLGDVTVKTFYTEHPTSQYPLGYLILGEKRVAHLGDTYYSPGFRELRGQVDILLVPIGGRSTASEREAVDIIDIIRPRIVVPMHYGTYGSTGNVESFKRELQRRRVWVLVKDLKPYEGFEV; encoded by the coding sequence ATGAAGATAGTTTGGTATGGACATGCATGTTTCTTAGTAAAAACGAAAGGGGTGAGCATCCTAATTGACCCCTATCCTGATGTTGATGAGGATAGGATGGAGAAAGTTGATTACATTTTAATTACCCATGAACATATGGATCATTATGGTAAGACACCACTAATAGCAAAGCTGAACGATGCCGAGGTAATAGGACCTAAGACGGTTTATTTAATGGCCATAAGCGATGGATTGACAAAAGTTAGAGAAGTGGAAGCCGATCAAGAATTTCAGCTGGGAGACGTGACGGTTAAGACTTTTTACACTGAGCATCCAACTAGTCAGTATCCCCTTGGATATTTAATTCTGGGGGAGAAGAGGGTTGCTCACCTTGGGGACACATACTACAGCCCAGGCTTCAGGGAGCTCAGGGGACAGGTAGACATACTCCTTGTCCCTATAGGGGGAAGGTCAACAGCTAGTGAGAGGGAGGCCGTTGATATAATAGATATCATAAGACCAAGAATCGTAGTACCAATGCATTATGGAACTTACGGTAGTACCGGCAATGTAGAGAGCTTCAAGAGGGAACTGCAGAGGAGAAGGGTATGGGTTCTAGTAAAGGATCTAAAGCCCTATGAAGGGTTCGAAGTCTGA
- a CDS encoding replication factor C small subunit, producing MEEVREVKVLEKPWVEKYRPQRLDEIVGQEHIVKRLKHYVKTGSMPHLLFAGPPGVGKCLTGDTKVIANGQLFELRELVEKISGGKFGPTPVKGLKVIGIDEDGKLREFEVQYVYKDKTERLIRIRTRLGRELKVTPYHPLLVNRRNGEIKWVKAEELKPGDKLAVPRFLPIVTGEDPLAEWLGYFLGGGYADSKENLIMFTNEDPLLRQRFMELTEKLFSDARIREITHENGTSKVYVNSKKALKLVNSLGNAHIPKECWRGIRSFLRAYFDCNGGVKGNAIVLATASKEMSQEIAYALAGFGIISRIQEYRVIISGSDNVKKFLNEIGFINRNKLEKALKLVKKDDPGHDGLEINYELISYVKDRLRLSFFNDKRSWSYREAKEISWELMKEIYYRLDELEKLKESLSRGILIDWNEVAKRIEEVAEETGIRADELLEYIEGKRKLSFKDYIKIAKVLGIDVEHTIEAMRVFARKYSSYAEIGRRLGTWNSSVKTILESNAVNVEILERIRKIELELIEEILSDEKLKEGIAYLIFLSQNELYWDEITKVEELRGEFIIYDLHVPGYHNFIAGNMPTVVHNTTAALALSRELFGENWRHNFLELNASDERGINVIREKVKEFARTKPIGGASFKIIFLDEADALTQDAQQALRRTMEMFSSNVRFILSCNYSSKIIEPIQSRCAIFRFRPLRDEDIAKRLRYIAENEGLELTEEGLQAILYIAEGDMRRAINILQAAAALDKKITDENVFMVASRARPEDIREMMLLALKGNFLKAREKLREILLKQGLSGEDVLIQMHKEVFNLPIDEPTKVYLADKIGEYNFRLVEGANEMIQLEALLAQFTLVGKKK from the coding sequence ATGGAAGAGGTTAGAGAGGTAAAGGTTCTTGAAAAACCATGGGTTGAAAAGTATAGGCCTCAGAGATTAGATGAGATAGTGGGTCAAGAGCATATAGTTAAGAGGCTTAAACACTACGTTAAAACTGGGTCAATGCCCCATTTACTATTTGCAGGTCCTCCTGGTGTTGGAAAGTGCCTCACCGGAGATACTAAAGTTATAGCTAACGGTCAACTCTTCGAACTTAGGGAGCTTGTCGAAAAAATCTCCGGAGGAAAATTCGGCCCAACTCCCGTTAAGGGGTTAAAAGTTATTGGGATAGATGAAGATGGAAAGCTTAGAGAGTTCGAAGTTCAATATGTTTACAAAGATAAAACTGAGAGGCTAATAAGGATAAGGACTCGCCTTGGAAGGGAGCTTAAGGTAACCCCATACCATCCCCTCCTCGTGAATAGAAGGAACGGAGAGATAAAGTGGGTTAAAGCCGAAGAACTCAAACCTGGTGACAAACTTGCGGTACCGCGTTTCTTACCCATTGTAACCGGAGAAGATCCTCTGGCAGAGTGGCTTGGCTACTTCCTCGGAGGCGGTTATGCTGACTCAAAGGAGAACTTAATCATGTTTACCAATGAAGATCCCCTCCTAAGACAACGCTTCATGGAGCTAACGGAAAAGCTTTTCTCAGATGCAAGGATAAGGGAGATAACCCACGAGAATGGAACTTCAAAAGTTTATGTAAACTCCAAGAAAGCCTTAAAGCTAGTAAACTCCCTAGGAAATGCTCACATACCCAAAGAATGCTGGAGAGGAATTCGGTCTTTCCTCAGGGCTTACTTCGACTGCAATGGTGGCGTCAAGGGGAACGCTATAGTCCTAGCAACAGCTAGCAAGGAGATGTCCCAGGAAATAGCATATGCTCTAGCCGGCTTTGGAATAATCTCAAGGATACAAGAATACCGCGTTATTATATCAGGCTCAGATAACGTAAAGAAGTTCCTAAATGAGATCGGCTTTATTAATCGGAATAAACTTGAAAAGGCCCTAAAGCTTGTTAAAAAAGATGATCCAGGTCATGATGGCTTGGAGATCAACTATGAGCTAATATCCTACGTTAAAGATAGGCTTAGGTTAAGTTTCTTTAACGATAAGAGAAGTTGGAGCTACAGAGAAGCGAAGGAAATTTCCTGGGAGCTGATGAAAGAGATCTACTACCGCCTTGATGAGCTTGAGAAGCTGAAAGAGTCTTTGTCAAGGGGTATCCTAATCGACTGGAACGAAGTAGCAAAGAGGATAGAAGAGGTAGCAGAAGAAACTGGAATTAGAGCAGATGAACTCCTTGAGTACATAGAAGGAAAAAGAAAGCTGAGTTTCAAGGATTACATAAAGATAGCAAAGGTTCTTGGAATTGACGTTGAACATACCATCGAAGCTATGAGAGTTTTTGCAAGAAAGTATTCAAGCTACGCTGAGATTGGAAGGAGACTCGGTACCTGGAATTCTAGCGTGAAGACAATTCTCGAGAGCAACGCCGTGAACGTTGAAATCCTAGAGAGGATAAGGAAAATTGAACTTGAACTCATAGAGGAAATACTCTCCGATGAAAAGCTCAAGGAAGGGATAGCGTACTTAATCTTCCTCTCGCAAAATGAGCTTTATTGGGATGAGATAACTAAAGTAGAAGAGCTTAGGGGAGAGTTCATAATCTACGATCTTCACGTTCCTGGGTACCACAACTTCATAGCTGGAAACATGCCAACGGTAGTTCACAATACTACAGCAGCTTTAGCCCTCTCAAGAGAGCTTTTCGGCGAGAACTGGAGGCATAATTTCCTTGAATTGAATGCTTCAGATGAGAGAGGTATAAACGTGATTAGAGAGAAAGTTAAGGAGTTTGCAAGGACAAAACCCATAGGAGGAGCGAGCTTCAAGATAATCTTCCTTGACGAGGCCGACGCTTTAACTCAAGATGCCCAGCAAGCATTAAGGAGAACCATGGAGATGTTCTCGAGCAACGTTCGCTTTATCTTAAGCTGTAACTACTCCTCAAAGATCATTGAGCCCATACAGTCTAGATGTGCGATATTCCGCTTCAGACCCCTCCGTGATGAGGACATAGCAAAGAGATTAAGGTACATTGCCGAAAATGAAGGTTTAGAGCTAACTGAAGAAGGTCTCCAAGCAATACTTTACATAGCCGAAGGAGACATGAGAAGGGCCATAAACATTCTGCAAGCTGCAGCGGCCCTGGACAAGAAAATTACCGATGAAAATGTATTCATGGTAGCGAGTAGGGCTAGACCAGAGGATATAAGGGAGATGATGCTCTTAGCCCTTAAGGGTAACTTCCTGAAGGCTAGAGAAAAGCTCAGGGAAATACTCCTCAAGCAGGGGCTTAGTGGAGAGGATGTCTTAATTCAGATGCACAAAGAGGTATTTAACTTACCGATAGATGAGCCCACTAAAGTTTACCTAGCGGATAAGATAGGAGAGTACAACTTCAGGCTCGTTGAAGGAGCTAACGAGATGATACAGCTTGAAGCCCTCTTAGCTCAATTTACCTTAGTTGGAAAGAAGAAGTGA
- the moaA gene encoding GTP 3',8-cyclase MoaA: protein MLIDRFGRPVTNLRISLTKECNLSCFYCHREGQLDGERFMTPEEIERIVRVASRLGIKKVKLTGGEPTIRKDILEIIRRLKPYVVDLSLTTNGTTMYVLAEKLKEAGLDRVNISLDTLDRKKYKMITGFNVLDEVIKGIKKATKLFYPVKLNMVVMKGVNDDEIWDMMRFAGEVNAILQLIELEVPREMENSQFFKDFFYPLKPLEEKFEKLAVKVKERRMHRRRKYFIPIDGKIVEVEVVRSMHNTVFCMNCTRLRLTADGYLKTCLLRRDDLIDILGPLRNGASDADLIEIFKRAVLLRRPYWTSNSS from the coding sequence ATGTTAATAGATCGCTTTGGAAGGCCCGTTACTAACCTTAGGATATCCCTCACTAAGGAGTGCAATCTTAGCTGCTTCTACTGTCATAGGGAAGGTCAGCTAGATGGAGAAAGGTTCATGACCCCTGAAGAAATTGAAAGGATCGTAAGGGTGGCATCCAGGCTTGGAATCAAAAAAGTTAAACTCACTGGAGGAGAACCAACAATAAGGAAGGATATACTAGAGATTATCAGAAGGTTAAAGCCTTACGTTGTAGATTTATCCTTAACCACAAACGGAACTACGATGTACGTATTGGCCGAGAAGCTGAAGGAAGCGGGCCTTGATCGAGTTAATATAAGCCTCGATACTCTTGATAGGAAGAAGTATAAGATGATCACGGGCTTTAATGTTCTGGATGAAGTTATTAAAGGTATAAAAAAGGCGACAAAGCTCTTTTATCCTGTAAAGCTCAACATGGTTGTGATGAAAGGGGTAAATGATGATGAAATATGGGATATGATGAGATTCGCCGGCGAAGTTAACGCAATCCTTCAACTTATAGAACTGGAGGTTCCCAGGGAAATGGAAAACTCTCAATTCTTTAAGGATTTCTTTTACCCTTTAAAGCCTTTAGAAGAGAAATTTGAAAAGCTTGCGGTTAAAGTGAAAGAGAGAAGAATGCACAGGAGGAGGAAATACTTTATCCCTATTGACGGTAAGATCGTCGAGGTTGAAGTCGTAAGGTCAATGCACAACACCGTTTTTTGCATGAACTGTACCAGGTTAAGGCTTACCGCTGACGGCTACTTGAAGACTTGTTTGCTTAGGCGAGATGACCTCATTGACATCCTGGGGCCCCTGAGGAATGGAGCAAGCGATGCTGATTTGATTGAGATATTTAAGAGGGCTGTGCTCTTGAGGAGGCCGTATTGGACCTCTAATTCTTCTTAA
- the radB gene encoding DNA repair and recombination protein RadB: MKGSKSEVQGMVLTTGVKGLDELLGGGVARRVILQVYGPFATGKTTFAMQVGLLNEGKVAYVDTEGGFSPERLAQMARSRGLDPEKALSKFIIFEPMDLNEQRRVISKLKTIVDEKFSLVVVDSLTAHYRAEGSKNYGELAKQLQVLQWLARRKNVAVIVINQVYHDSNSNSLRPIAEHTLGYRTKDILRFEKLRVGVRLAVLERHRFRPEGGIVYFKITDKGLEDSK, encoded by the coding sequence ATGAAGGGTTCGAAGTCTGAGGTTCAGGGTATGGTGCTTACCACTGGAGTTAAGGGATTAGATGAATTATTGGGTGGAGGAGTTGCTAGGAGGGTAATACTACAGGTTTATGGGCCCTTCGCTACTGGTAAAACAACCTTTGCAATGCAGGTAGGCCTTTTAAATGAGGGTAAGGTTGCCTATGTGGATACTGAGGGTGGATTCTCCCCTGAAAGGCTAGCCCAAATGGCTAGATCTAGGGGTTTAGATCCAGAGAAGGCTCTATCAAAGTTCATAATCTTTGAGCCTATGGATCTGAATGAGCAGAGGAGGGTAATCTCCAAATTGAAAACAATAGTTGATGAAAAATTCTCCCTAGTCGTCGTTGATTCGTTGACGGCCCACTATCGAGCGGAAGGAAGTAAAAATTATGGTGAACTAGCAAAACAGCTTCAAGTTCTCCAATGGCTGGCTAGAAGGAAAAACGTTGCTGTAATAGTTATTAATCAAGTTTATCACGACTCTAATTCAAACTCTCTAAGGCCTATAGCTGAACATACCCTGGGTTATAGGACAAAGGATATATTAAGATTCGAGAAGCTTAGGGTTGGAGTTAGGCTGGCGGTTCTAGAAAGGCATAGGTTTAGACCTGAAGGTGGAATAGTTTACTTTAAAATTACGGATAAGGGATTAGAAGATAGTAAATAA
- a CDS encoding DUF402 domain-containing protein, translating to MSTESEISVRIRGIYSTALTKLLLDKGFKIVQPSDIIAERLGLEKSYEDFDIDIYDRNHGITVVGTKVEEIRKVLEEELIDVFFRKLPYKLYGVYKGIVVKRDDRYVYVDIGNAIGTVLIEELPDATEGDEVIVQVKKHNVLPHLSVLITIPGDYAVLIPKPIGVQRHVKISRKIRDPEERERLRILGLSVNLGEWGILWRTAAAYKEWSVLRDEIVRLSKVADKLKEAEKYSAPAEIIEGRNIYEIEFGGGAKKKLDEIRNKVVPTIEGHHQYKSYDPEFTLAVEVAEGILAKMPSQRQKISEGFIEAIVNSKGPKLGWMFTLNHVKPDGQVIKIGPGEVIEVSVKPLKVKIRRNLKPGRVYDGLEVPIEPGDYAITEIEAGKWWFVHRYYDRNGNLKGEFYNINTPVEIYPDKARYIDLEVDIVKWPDGKKEIIDKEKLKEHYEDGIISEKLYKSVLRIVQEIYEKV from the coding sequence GTGTCTACAGAATCAGAGATCTCGGTGAGGATTAGGGGAATTTATAGTACCGCATTAACTAAGCTTCTCTTAGACAAGGGGTTCAAAATAGTTCAACCCAGCGATATTATTGCAGAGAGACTTGGGTTAGAGAAGTCCTACGAAGACTTCGATATTGATATATACGACAGGAACCATGGAATTACGGTTGTTGGAACAAAAGTTGAAGAAATTAGAAAGGTTCTCGAAGAGGAACTCATTGATGTCTTCTTTAGGAAGCTCCCATATAAGTTGTATGGTGTTTACAAGGGAATAGTCGTGAAAAGAGACGATAGGTACGTGTACGTTGACATTGGAAACGCCATAGGAACTGTACTCATAGAGGAGTTGCCAGATGCTACGGAAGGGGATGAGGTAATAGTCCAGGTAAAGAAGCACAATGTTTTACCTCATTTGAGTGTTTTGATAACCATACCCGGAGACTATGCGGTATTAATACCGAAACCAATAGGAGTTCAGAGACATGTGAAAATTTCAAGGAAGATAAGGGATCCAGAAGAAAGGGAAAGACTAAGAATACTTGGCCTAAGCGTGAACCTCGGGGAGTGGGGAATTCTTTGGAGGACTGCAGCCGCCTATAAGGAATGGAGCGTTCTAAGGGATGAAATTGTGAGACTATCTAAGGTGGCCGATAAGCTTAAGGAAGCTGAAAAATACTCTGCGCCCGCTGAGATAATTGAAGGGAGGAACATCTATGAGATAGAATTTGGAGGAGGGGCGAAGAAGAAGTTGGACGAAATAAGAAATAAGGTAGTTCCCACCATAGAGGGGCATCACCAGTACAAATCGTACGATCCCGAATTTACATTAGCAGTCGAGGTTGCTGAGGGTATTTTAGCTAAGATGCCCTCTCAAAGACAGAAGATAAGTGAAGGCTTCATAGAGGCCATAGTCAATTCAAAAGGACCAAAGCTCGGATGGATGTTTACTTTAAATCACGTTAAACCAGACGGGCAGGTTATAAAAATAGGGCCCGGAGAGGTAATAGAGGTATCGGTTAAGCCCCTAAAGGTCAAGATAAGAAGGAACCTTAAACCCGGTAGAGTCTATGATGGATTAGAGGTTCCCATAGAGCCAGGGGATTACGCAATAACCGAGATAGAAGCTGGAAAATGGTGGTTTGTCCACCGCTACTATGATAGAAATGGTAATCTAAAGGGAGAGTTCTACAACATAAATACCCCCGTTGAGATATATCCAGATAAGGCAAGGTACATAGACCTAGAAGTTGACATAGTGAAATGGCCAGATGGAAAGAAAGAAATAATAGACAAAGAAAAGTTAAAGGAGCACTATGAAGATGGAATAATAAGCGAAAAGCTCTACAAATCCGTCTTAAGAATAGTCCAGGAAATTTATGAGAAGGTATGA
- a CDS encoding replication factor C large subunit, translating into MPDVPWIEKYRPRKLSEIVNQEQALEKVRAWIESWLHGNPPKKKALLLAGPPGSGKTTTVYALAHEYNFEVIELNASDERTYNKIARYVQAAYTMDIMGKRRKIIFLDEADNIEPSGAPEIAKLIDKARNPIIMAANHYWEVPKEIRDRAELVEYKRLNQRDVISALVRILKREGITVPKEILTEIAKRSSGDLRAAINDLQTIVAGGYEDAKYVLAYRDVEKTVFQSLGMVFSSDNAKRAKLALMNLDMSPDEFLLWVDENIPHMYLKPEEMARAYEAISRADIYLGRAQRTGNYSLWKYAIDMMTAGVAVAGTKKKGFAKFYPPNTLKMLAESKEERSIRDSIIKKIMKEMHMSKLEALETMKILRTIFENNLDLAAHFTVFLELTEKEVEFLAGKEKAGTIWGKTLSIRRRIKETEKIEEKAVEEKVEEEEAEEEEEEERKEEEKPKAEKKKGKQVTLFDFIKKN; encoded by the coding sequence ATGCCCGATGTTCCATGGATTGAGAAGTACAGGCCAAGGAAGTTAAGTGAAATAGTTAACCAAGAGCAGGCCCTAGAGAAAGTTAGAGCATGGATAGAATCCTGGTTACATGGAAATCCACCGAAGAAAAAAGCCTTATTATTGGCCGGGCCCCCAGGAAGTGGGAAGACTACCACGGTTTACGCCCTAGCTCACGAATACAACTTTGAGGTTATAGAGCTCAATGCTAGCGACGAGAGGACTTATAACAAGATAGCTAGGTACGTTCAAGCGGCCTATACAATGGATATCATGGGTAAGAGGAGGAAGATAATCTTCCTGGATGAAGCCGACAATATTGAACCTAGTGGAGCTCCGGAAATTGCAAAGCTAATAGATAAGGCCAGGAACCCCATAATAATGGCCGCAAATCACTACTGGGAAGTTCCAAAGGAAATAAGAGATAGAGCTGAGCTCGTTGAGTATAAGAGATTAAACCAGAGGGATGTTATCTCTGCTTTAGTCAGAATACTCAAGAGAGAAGGAATAACAGTCCCCAAGGAGATCCTCACGGAAATAGCGAAGAGATCAAGCGGTGATCTGAGAGCTGCGATAAACGACCTTCAAACGATTGTGGCCGGTGGATATGAGGATGCAAAGTATGTCTTAGCTTACAGAGACGTTGAAAAGACGGTATTCCAATCTCTCGGGATGGTATTTAGTAGTGATAATGCTAAGAGGGCAAAGCTAGCCCTAATGAACCTGGATATGTCCCCAGATGAGTTCCTATTATGGGTCGATGAGAACATACCTCACATGTACCTTAAGCCCGAGGAAATGGCGAGGGCTTATGAAGCGATAAGTAGAGCTGATATCTACCTAGGAAGGGCTCAGAGAACGGGAAATTACTCGCTTTGGAAGTACGCCATAGACATGATGACCGCTGGAGTTGCCGTGGCGGGAACTAAAAAGAAGGGATTTGCAAAGTTTTATCCCCCAAATACCCTAAAAATGCTCGCAGAGAGCAAAGAGGAGAGATCCATAAGGGATTCCATTATTAAGAAAATAATGAAAGAGATGCACATGAGCAAGCTTGAAGCCCTGGAAACTATGAAAATCCTCAGGACGATATTCGAGAACAACCTAGATCTTGCAGCTCATTTCACGGTCTTTTTAGAGCTTACGGAGAAGGAAGTTGAGTTCCTAGCAGGAAAGGAAAAGGCCGGAACGATCTGGGGTAAAACACTTTCCATAAGGAGAAGGATTAAGGAAACAGAAAAAATTGAAGAGAAAGCCGTTGAGGAGAAAGTAGAGGAGGAAGAAGCTGAAGAGGAAGAAGAGGAGGAGAGGAAGGAAGAGGAGAAGCCCAAAGCTGAAAAGAAGAAAGGGAAGCAGGTCACACTCTTTGACTTTATTAAGAAGAATTAG